A genomic window from Micromonospora violae includes:
- a CDS encoding VOC family protein, with amino-acid sequence MSSTIHNISIDCSDTYALAGFWSQVFDCPRQPDDFPGDPEAMLLPPGGPEVLFIAVPEGKSVKNRLHLDLEPADRTRAEEVERLLGIGATLVDDRTRPDGTGWVVLADPEGNEFCVLRSAAERAAASGA; translated from the coding sequence GTGAGTTCGACGATCCACAACATCAGCATCGACTGTTCCGACACGTACGCCCTGGCCGGTTTCTGGTCGCAGGTCTTCGACTGCCCTCGGCAGCCTGACGACTTCCCCGGTGACCCGGAGGCGATGCTCCTGCCGCCGGGTGGCCCGGAGGTGCTCTTCATCGCGGTCCCGGAGGGCAAGTCGGTGAAGAACCGCCTGCACCTGGACCTTGAACCGGCCGACCGGACCCGGGCCGAGGAGGTCGAGCGACTGCTCGGCATCGGCGCGACGCTCGTCGACGACCGGACCCGACCGGACGGCACCGGTTGGGTGGTGCTCGCCGACCCGGAGGGCAACGAGTTCTGCGTGCTGCGCAGCGCTGCCGAGCGGGCAGCGGCGTCAGGCGCGTAG
- a CDS encoding 3-hydroxyacyl-CoA dehydrogenase NAD-binding domain-containing protein, with product MSTLAAPNEVVTRALLRAVNVPGLDRPAALITLDNGLDHTKPNTFGPGGLASLDEAITAALAADPAFIAITGKPYIFCVGADIVGLPQLADRAQALEIGRLGHRVFARLKDSTVPTFAFVNGAAMGGGLELALHCHYRTLSGGAAALALPEVSLGLVPGWGGTQLLPNLIGIPAATQVIIQNPLMQNKMLKPQQAAELGIADILLEPADFLERSLEWAADVVRGQVTVTRPAVDKDMWAGVLYFARETLNQRLHGAVPAAYKALDLLESAKDGDFAAGTAAEDEALADLIFSEELRSGLYAFDLVQRRAKRPAGAPDKGLARTITKVGIVGAGLMASQLALLFARRLQVPVVLTDLDQSRVDKGVGYVHTQIEKAVTKGRMDKGTAAKLYGLVSGTVDKSAFADADFVIEAVFEDLGVKKQVWAELEKVVSPEAVLATNTSSLSITEMAAELEHPERVVGFHFFNPVAVLPLLEIVRGERTDDVTLATAFAVGKQLKKSSVLVKDAPAFVVNRLLTRFLGTVFAAVDAGTPLDVANSALDPLGLPMRPLALLQLVGPAVAYHVGGTLHAAYPDRFGVSENLKRIADSGQPIVVDDQVNEEVAALLVVGDQPLTAEQVRQNALDALAQEIRLMLDEGVVAEAQDIDLCMILGAGWPFHLGGVTPYLDRTGTSERVTGQRFLPPGAASLPA from the coding sequence GTGAGCACGCTCGCCGCACCGAACGAGGTCGTCACCCGGGCGCTGCTGCGCGCGGTGAACGTACCGGGGCTGGACCGGCCCGCCGCCCTGATCACGCTGGACAACGGCCTCGACCACACCAAGCCGAACACCTTCGGCCCTGGTGGGCTGGCCAGCCTGGACGAGGCGATCACCGCCGCGCTCGCCGCGGACCCGGCGTTCATCGCCATCACCGGCAAGCCGTACATCTTCTGCGTGGGCGCGGACATCGTCGGCCTGCCGCAGCTCGCCGACCGCGCGCAGGCGTTGGAGATCGGCCGGCTCGGCCACCGGGTCTTCGCCCGGCTCAAGGACAGCACGGTCCCCACGTTCGCGTTCGTCAACGGCGCGGCGATGGGCGGGGGCCTGGAGCTGGCGCTGCACTGCCACTACCGGACGCTCTCCGGCGGCGCGGCGGCTCTCGCGCTGCCCGAGGTCTCCCTGGGTCTGGTGCCCGGCTGGGGTGGCACCCAGCTGCTGCCGAACCTGATCGGCATTCCTGCCGCGACCCAGGTGATCATCCAGAACCCGCTGATGCAGAACAAGATGCTCAAGCCGCAGCAGGCGGCCGAGCTGGGCATCGCGGACATCCTGTTGGAGCCGGCCGACTTCCTGGAGCGGTCTCTGGAGTGGGCCGCCGACGTGGTCCGGGGTCAGGTCACCGTGACCCGCCCCGCTGTCGACAAGGACATGTGGGCGGGCGTGCTCTACTTCGCCCGGGAGACGCTCAACCAGCGGTTGCACGGCGCGGTCCCGGCCGCGTACAAGGCGCTCGACCTGTTGGAGTCGGCGAAGGACGGCGACTTCGCCGCCGGCACCGCCGCCGAGGACGAGGCCCTGGCCGACCTGATCTTCTCCGAGGAGCTGCGCAGCGGCCTGTACGCGTTCGACCTGGTGCAGCGGCGGGCCAAGCGCCCGGCCGGCGCACCCGACAAGGGCCTGGCCCGGACGATCACCAAGGTCGGCATCGTCGGCGCGGGCCTGATGGCCAGCCAGCTGGCGCTGCTGTTCGCCCGCCGCCTCCAGGTGCCGGTGGTGCTGACCGACCTCGACCAGTCCCGGGTGGACAAGGGCGTCGGTTACGTGCACACCCAGATCGAGAAGGCCGTCACCAAGGGCCGGATGGACAAGGGCACCGCCGCAAAGCTGTACGGCCTGGTCAGCGGCACTGTCGACAAGAGCGCCTTCGCCGACGCGGATTTCGTCATCGAGGCGGTCTTCGAGGACCTGGGCGTCAAGAAGCAGGTCTGGGCCGAGTTGGAGAAGGTCGTCTCTCCGGAGGCGGTGCTCGCCACCAACACCAGCTCGCTGTCGATCACCGAGATGGCAGCCGAGTTGGAGCACCCGGAGCGGGTGGTCGGCTTCCACTTCTTCAACCCGGTGGCGGTGCTGCCGCTGCTGGAGATCGTCCGGGGTGAGCGCACCGACGACGTCACCCTGGCCACCGCGTTCGCCGTGGGCAAGCAGTTGAAGAAGTCGAGCGTGCTGGTCAAGGACGCCCCGGCGTTCGTGGTGAACCGGCTGCTCACCCGCTTCCTGGGCACCGTCTTCGCCGCCGTCGACGCCGGCACCCCGCTGGACGTGGCGAACAGCGCACTGGACCCGCTGGGCCTGCCGATGCGCCCGCTCGCCCTGCTGCAACTGGTCGGGCCGGCCGTCGCGTACCACGTGGGCGGCACCCTGCACGCCGCGTACCCGGACCGGTTCGGGGTCAGCGAGAACCTCAAGCGGATCGCCGACTCGGGCCAGCCGATCGTGGTCGACGACCAGGTCAACGAGGAGGTCGCCGCGCTGCTCGTCGTGGGTGACCAGCCGTTGACCGCCGAGCAGGTACGCCAGAACGCGCTCGACGCGCTCGCGCAGGAGATCCGGCTGATGCTGGACGAGGGTGTGGTCGCCGAGGCGCAGGACATCGACCTGTGCATGATCCTGGGTGCCGGTTGGCCGTTCCACCTGGGCGGCGTCACGCCGTACCTGGACCGGACCGGCACCTCCGAGCGGGTCACCGGCCAGCGGTTCCTGCCGCCCGGCGCGGCGAGTCTGCCGGCCTGA
- a CDS encoding response regulator transcription factor codes for MRVLVVEDERNLADAIARGLRKRGMAVDVAYDGDAGHEAAFVTRYDVVVLDRDLPGVHGDQICADLAASGALTRVLMLTASGTVADRVEGLQLGADDYLPKPFAFDELVARVQALGRRATPAAPPVLELADLVLDPARRVATRAGVPMDLTNKEFGVLSELLKARGAVVSSEELLERVWDANTDPFTTIVRVTVMTLRKKLGDPPLIETVVGAGYRTAEVRA; via the coding sequence ATGCGGGTACTGGTGGTCGAGGACGAGCGCAACCTCGCCGACGCGATCGCACGGGGGTTGCGCAAGCGGGGGATGGCGGTCGACGTGGCGTACGACGGCGACGCCGGCCACGAGGCGGCGTTCGTCACCCGGTACGACGTGGTGGTGCTCGACCGGGACCTGCCCGGCGTCCACGGCGACCAGATCTGCGCCGACCTGGCGGCCTCCGGCGCGTTGACCCGGGTGCTGATGCTCACCGCCAGCGGCACGGTGGCCGACCGGGTGGAGGGGTTGCAGCTCGGGGCGGACGACTACCTGCCCAAACCGTTCGCCTTCGACGAGTTGGTCGCCCGGGTGCAGGCGCTGGGTCGACGGGCCACCCCGGCCGCGCCGCCGGTGCTCGAACTGGCCGACCTGGTGCTCGACCCGGCCCGCCGGGTGGCCACCCGCGCCGGTGTGCCGATGGACCTGACCAACAAGGAGTTCGGCGTGCTCAGCGAACTGCTCAAGGCGCGTGGCGCGGTGGTCTCCAGTGAGGAGTTGCTGGAACGGGTGTGGGACGCGAACACCGACCCGTTCACCACCATCGTCCGGGTCACCGTGATGACACTGCGCAAGAAGCTCGGTGACCCGCCGTTGATCGAGACGGTGGTCGGGGCGGGCTACCGCACGGCCGAGGTGCGCGCGTGA
- a CDS encoding PQQ-binding-like beta-propeller repeat protein, translated as MSIIELGEVRDEPAASAPARRPRAAGRPSRSAAVLVLALLGLGGAAPTPQRTVYVVPGSPISSAYLAADSVFVVDRPEPEGGRYLTAYAQPTPTDAGVRRRWRAPLARSGDVIDVRVERRLVLAVAVNAPNQQFQTTAYDAATGRQRWQQPGSVDPTVHDGLLLTNVREDESSAMSGIDPDSGELIWTVPIQSSTGISYHLVEGRVDQFVLLQPSGAVQVHDAGTGRLLRSVDTLPADRKAYQRIQVVGDLLLLVPPGANRLVSYGLADLLPRWTVEMPLVAYVVGCAGLLCVIPQTGGLQVLDPATGAVRWSDRGQDNLADVRDGRLLMAKPGRGYEVRDAATGQVRAELGAWSLTRVLRRVDPLVGVRRGERGRMLVAELDLVAGGTRILDVLPGIAGGCQASLPVLLCQRLDGTFGLWRLTR; from the coding sequence TTGTCGATCATCGAACTGGGCGAGGTCCGGGACGAGCCGGCAGCTTCTGCGCCGGCCCGCCGGCCGCGCGCCGCCGGCCGTCCGTCGCGCAGCGCGGCGGTGCTGGTGCTCGCCCTGCTGGGGTTGGGTGGTGCGGCCCCGACACCGCAGCGGACGGTGTACGTCGTGCCGGGGTCGCCGATCTCCTCGGCGTACCTCGCCGCGGACAGCGTCTTCGTGGTGGACCGGCCGGAACCCGAGGGGGGCCGCTACCTGACCGCGTACGCCCAGCCGACACCGACCGACGCTGGTGTGCGGCGGCGGTGGCGGGCGCCGCTGGCCCGCTCCGGTGACGTCATCGATGTCCGGGTCGAACGGCGGCTGGTGCTGGCGGTGGCGGTCAACGCCCCGAACCAGCAGTTCCAGACCACCGCCTACGACGCCGCGACGGGCCGGCAGCGGTGGCAGCAGCCGGGCTCCGTCGACCCGACCGTCCACGACGGTCTGCTGCTGACGAATGTCCGGGAGGACGAGTCGAGCGCGATGAGCGGGATCGACCCCGACTCCGGCGAGCTGATCTGGACGGTGCCGATCCAGTCCTCCACCGGCATCTCCTACCACCTTGTTGAGGGTCGGGTCGACCAGTTCGTGCTGCTTCAGCCCAGCGGCGCGGTGCAGGTGCACGACGCCGGGACCGGCAGACTGCTGCGCAGCGTCGATACGCTGCCCGCCGACCGGAAGGCGTACCAGCGGATTCAGGTCGTCGGCGACCTGCTGCTGCTCGTCCCACCCGGCGCCAACCGGCTGGTGAGCTACGGGCTGGCCGATCTGTTGCCACGGTGGACGGTCGAGATGCCGTTGGTGGCCTACGTGGTCGGCTGCGCCGGTCTGCTCTGCGTGATTCCGCAGACCGGCGGCCTCCAGGTGCTCGACCCGGCCACCGGGGCGGTGCGGTGGTCCGACCGGGGCCAGGACAACCTGGCCGACGTCCGAGATGGTCGGTTGTTGATGGCGAAGCCCGGCCGGGGGTACGAGGTGCGGGACGCGGCGACCGGGCAGGTACGAGCCGAGCTGGGCGCGTGGAGTCTGACGCGGGTGCTCCGACGGGTCGACCCGCTGGTCGGTGTGCGGCGGGGTGAGCGCGGTCGGATGCTCGTCGCCGAACTCGACCTGGTGGCCGGCGGAACACGGATCCTCGACGTGTTGCCGGGCATCGCCGGCGGTTGTCAGGCGTCCCTGCCGGTCCTGCTGTGCCAACGCCTCGACGGTACCTTCGGGCTGTGGCGGTTGACCCGATGA
- a CDS encoding sensor histidine kinase, translating into MSRRLRPTLRLRLTVLNGVLLIGAGAILVLLAWLLVRDALRPTDELVPGTTVLLSDGREMDAAQWQQQLVDAASGELLAKGLVALLAISVVGVAGAYAVAGRALRPLHQVTATAQRLGEATLDQRIGYSGADDEVAELAKTFDAMLDRIASAFEAQKRFVANASHELRTPLAVMRTEIDVTLSDDDADAAEYRRMATVVRDASERANGLVDALLVLARSEAQAGRQLGRRTECDLAAGTANALSAMRREVERIGLRVQTSLESAPVIGDPGLLDRLAGNLIENAVRYNHLHGRLWVRTGTDGDRSWLVVGNTGFEVDQADVPGLFEPFRRGGRERTGARGSGLGLSIVRAVCAAHGGSVRVVAQPGGGLEVTVTLPSADAPAVPGTVATAG; encoded by the coding sequence GTGAGTCGCCGACTGCGGCCTACGTTGCGGTTGCGGTTGACCGTGCTCAACGGTGTGCTGCTCATCGGGGCGGGCGCGATCCTGGTGCTGCTGGCCTGGCTGTTGGTCCGCGACGCGTTGCGACCCACCGACGAGTTGGTGCCTGGCACGACCGTGCTGCTCTCCGACGGCCGGGAGATGGACGCCGCCCAGTGGCAGCAGCAGTTGGTCGACGCCGCCTCGGGGGAACTGCTGGCCAAGGGCCTGGTCGCGTTGTTGGCGATCAGCGTGGTCGGGGTGGCCGGCGCGTACGCGGTCGCCGGCCGCGCGCTGCGCCCACTGCACCAGGTCACGGCGACCGCGCAGCGGCTCGGTGAGGCGACGCTGGATCAGCGGATCGGTTACTCGGGCGCTGACGACGAGGTGGCCGAGCTGGCCAAGACGTTCGACGCCATGTTGGACCGGATCGCGTCCGCGTTCGAGGCCCAGAAGCGGTTCGTGGCGAATGCCTCGCACGAGCTGCGTACCCCGCTCGCGGTGATGCGGACGGAAATCGACGTGACGCTCAGCGACGACGACGCGGACGCCGCCGAGTACCGCCGGATGGCCACCGTCGTCCGTGATGCCTCGGAGCGGGCCAACGGCCTCGTGGACGCGCTGCTGGTGTTGGCCCGCAGTGAGGCGCAGGCTGGGCGGCAGTTGGGCCGGCGTACGGAGTGTGACCTCGCCGCGGGCACGGCCAACGCGCTGTCGGCGATGCGCCGCGAGGTGGAACGGATCGGCCTTCGGGTGCAGACGTCGTTGGAGTCCGCGCCGGTGATCGGCGATCCGGGGCTGCTCGACCGGCTGGCCGGAAACCTGATCGAGAATGCGGTCCGCTACAACCACCTGCACGGCCGGCTCTGGGTGCGCACCGGCACCGACGGCGACCGATCCTGGCTGGTGGTGGGGAACACCGGCTTCGAGGTGGACCAGGCCGACGTGCCGGGGTTGTTCGAGCCGTTCCGGCGCGGTGGCCGGGAACGCACCGGGGCCCGGGGCTCCGGCCTGGGGTTGTCCATCGTCCGGGCGGTCTGCGCCGCGCACGGCGGTTCCGTACGGGTGGTCGCGCAGCCTGGTGGCGGCCTGGAGGTGACGGTCACCCTGCCGTCGGCGGACGCGCCGGCGGTGCCTGGCACGGTGGCTACCGCCGGCTGA
- a CDS encoding peptidase C39 family protein codes for MTIAAPPTRRDIAYRGFHLPADSAAGSVEGVAGDDERSAWTSPPVRVGFAVAEVVPSWTADTPDGCWIEVELRGWHDDAPATGWYRLARWAADDRAVRRTSIPGQRDGDAAVDTDTLVVTGATVTGWQARVTLHRPAGSPSGPVLRSIGAVATGPALPGPTGAPSPASSAAHGIVLDVPRYSQRLHAGQYPQWGGGGDSWCSPTCTSMVLAYWGAEPTPEHYAWVEPSGPRPVVVHAARHCYDHAYAGAGNWPFNTAYAGLHGVDAFVTRLRSLNEAEAFIAAGIPLIVSAAFRADEVPGLGYDTRGHLMVLVGFTTDGDPVLNDPYAPDDDAVRRTVPRQGFETVWQRGSGGVAYVLRPASVPLPPPPAQANW; via the coding sequence ATGACAATCGCGGCACCACCCACCCGGCGGGACATCGCCTACCGGGGCTTCCACCTACCGGCCGACTCGGCAGCGGGCAGTGTCGAGGGCGTGGCCGGCGACGACGAGCGGAGCGCCTGGACGTCACCGCCGGTGCGGGTCGGCTTCGCCGTCGCCGAGGTGGTGCCGTCCTGGACCGCCGACACCCCGGACGGCTGCTGGATCGAGGTCGAGCTACGCGGCTGGCACGACGACGCGCCCGCCACCGGCTGGTACCGGCTGGCCCGCTGGGCGGCCGACGACCGGGCGGTACGACGCACCTCGATACCCGGGCAGCGCGACGGCGACGCCGCTGTCGACACCGACACCCTGGTCGTGACCGGCGCGACGGTCACCGGCTGGCAGGCGCGGGTGACACTGCACCGACCGGCCGGCAGCCCGAGCGGCCCGGTGCTGCGCAGCATCGGCGCGGTCGCCACCGGCCCCGCGTTACCCGGCCCGACCGGTGCACCGTCGCCCGCCTCGTCCGCCGCCCATGGGATCGTGCTGGACGTGCCGCGCTACTCGCAGCGGCTGCACGCCGGCCAGTACCCGCAGTGGGGTGGCGGCGGCGACTCCTGGTGCAGCCCCACCTGCACCTCGATGGTGCTCGCCTACTGGGGTGCCGAGCCGACGCCGGAGCACTACGCCTGGGTGGAGCCGTCCGGCCCTCGTCCGGTGGTGGTGCACGCTGCCCGACACTGCTACGACCACGCGTACGCCGGGGCCGGCAACTGGCCGTTCAACACCGCGTACGCCGGACTGCACGGGGTGGACGCGTTCGTCACCCGCCTGCGGTCGCTGAACGAGGCGGAGGCGTTCATCGCCGCCGGCATCCCCCTGATCGTCTCCGCCGCGTTCCGGGCCGACGAGGTGCCGGGGCTCGGGTACGACACCCGCGGGCACCTGATGGTGCTGGTCGGCTTCACCACCGACGGCGACCCGGTGCTCAACGACCCGTACGCCCCGGACGACGACGCGGTCCGTCGTACCGTGCCCCGGCAGGGTTTCGAGACCGTCTGGCAGCGCGGCAGCGGCGGGGTGGCGTACGTGCTGCGACCCGCGTCGGTGCCGCTGCCGCCGCCGCCCGCCCAGGCCAACTGGTGA
- a CDS encoding PQQ-binding-like beta-propeller repeat protein, which translates to MAVDPMTGPVIDLGELRHGPDPEPSLRPPRAQSRPLRCALVVLLALVTLAAADVAPPRLAPVTLSARPGSDVMIDGDRLLILEPSSQSRPGRLAAYHLPGGELVWQVPLSTEARYWGMTALAGMVLATGYEIGPQGRGNLTMALDRATGAYRWQQPGTVFELVDGNLLLRTGGETEPSGVRAIDPCCGTVRWQLAGVSAAVTLRGTERGVDRVVFNQLDGPVEVRDATTGAVLARADLRPPDGGPIDLDVMDDLLVAHDRGAGTITAYGLDQLDKRWTRTRVQIDFALDCGPVLCMRATNEMQAVDRMTGEVRWSSSRWGWAWPAGGRLMANLSGVGPLEQYLVLDALTGRQLADLGRWELYQLGPGGRLVGIRRHPDGGVLVGELDIGAGTVRIVDVLRDATGECQVVTGYLVCNAAAPSSYQLWKLAG; encoded by the coding sequence GTGGCGGTTGACCCGATGACCGGGCCGGTGATCGACCTCGGCGAGTTGCGGCACGGCCCCGACCCGGAGCCGTCGCTGCGCCCACCCCGCGCGCAGAGTCGTCCGCTGCGCTGCGCGCTGGTCGTGCTGCTCGCGCTGGTCACGCTCGCCGCCGCCGACGTTGCGCCGCCCCGGCTGGCCCCGGTGACGCTGTCGGCCCGGCCCGGGTCCGACGTCATGATCGACGGTGACCGCCTCCTGATCCTGGAGCCGTCAAGCCAGTCGCGACCTGGGCGGCTGGCCGCGTATCACCTGCCCGGCGGCGAGCTGGTCTGGCAGGTGCCGCTGTCGACGGAGGCCCGGTACTGGGGAATGACCGCGCTGGCCGGGATGGTGCTGGCCACCGGGTACGAGATCGGTCCGCAGGGCCGGGGGAACCTCACGATGGCACTGGACCGGGCGACCGGGGCGTACCGGTGGCAGCAGCCGGGCACCGTTTTCGAACTGGTCGACGGCAACCTGCTGCTGCGCACCGGTGGTGAGACCGAACCGTCCGGTGTGCGCGCGATCGATCCGTGCTGCGGCACCGTGCGTTGGCAGCTCGCCGGCGTCAGCGCCGCGGTGACCCTGCGCGGCACCGAGCGCGGGGTGGACCGGGTGGTGTTCAACCAGTTGGACGGGCCGGTCGAGGTACGCGACGCGACCACCGGCGCGGTGCTGGCCCGCGCCGATCTGCGCCCGCCCGACGGCGGTCCGATCGATCTGGACGTGATGGACGACCTGCTGGTGGCGCACGACAGGGGCGCGGGCACGATCACCGCGTACGGGTTGGACCAGCTCGACAAACGCTGGACCCGCACGAGGGTGCAGATCGACTTCGCGTTGGACTGCGGCCCGGTCCTCTGTATGCGCGCCACCAACGAGATGCAGGCGGTCGACCGGATGACCGGCGAGGTGCGCTGGAGCAGCAGCCGGTGGGGGTGGGCCTGGCCGGCCGGCGGGCGGCTGATGGCCAACCTCAGCGGCGTCGGCCCGTTGGAGCAGTACCTGGTGCTCGATGCGCTGACCGGCCGGCAGTTGGCCGACCTGGGCCGGTGGGAGCTGTACCAACTTGGTCCTGGGGGCCGGCTGGTCGGCATCCGCCGGCATCCCGACGGCGGGGTGCTCGTCGGCGAGTTGGACATCGGCGCGGGAACGGTGCGCATCGTGGATGTGCTGCGCGATGCCACCGGGGAGTGTCAGGTGGTCACCGGTTACCTGGTGTGCAATGCCGCCGCGCCCAGCTCGTACCAGCTCTGGAAACTGGCCGGCTGA
- a CDS encoding thiolase family protein: MPREVRDVVFVDGVRTPFGKAGGMYANTRADDLVIRCIRELLRRNPQLPPERVEEVAIAATTQIGDQGLTIGRTAALLAGLPKTVPGFAIDRMCAGAMTAVTTVASGIAMGAYDIAIAGGVEHMGRHPMGEGVDPNPRIIAEKLVDPSALVMGATAENLHDLVPHITKARTDAFALASQQKTAKAYANGKLQDDLVPMSIRDADGGWGLATVDEAPRDTSLEKLATLKTPFRPHGKVTAGNAAGLNDGATASLLADEATARELGLPVAMRLVSFGFVGVEPEVMGVGPIPSTEKALRLAGLSIDDIGLFELNEAFAVQVLAFLDHFGIADDDARVNPWGGAIAIGHPLASSGVRLMTQLARQFAEHPEVRYGLTAMCIGIGMGGTVIWENPHWTEGNK; the protein is encoded by the coding sequence GTGCCCCGTGAAGTTCGCGACGTCGTCTTCGTCGACGGCGTCCGTACCCCGTTCGGCAAGGCGGGTGGCATGTACGCCAACACCCGCGCCGACGACCTGGTGATCCGCTGCATCCGGGAACTGCTGCGTCGCAACCCGCAGCTGCCCCCGGAGCGGGTCGAAGAGGTCGCCATCGCGGCCACCACCCAGATCGGCGACCAGGGCCTCACCATCGGCCGCACCGCCGCCCTGCTGGCCGGGCTACCGAAGACCGTTCCCGGTTTCGCCATCGACCGGATGTGCGCGGGGGCGATGACCGCGGTCACCACCGTGGCCAGCGGCATCGCCATGGGCGCGTACGACATCGCCATCGCCGGTGGCGTCGAGCACATGGGCCGCCACCCGATGGGTGAGGGCGTCGACCCCAACCCGCGCATCATCGCCGAGAAGCTGGTCGACCCGTCCGCGCTGGTGATGGGTGCCACCGCGGAGAACCTGCACGACCTGGTCCCGCACATCACCAAGGCACGCACCGACGCGTTCGCGCTCGCCTCGCAGCAGAAGACCGCCAAGGCGTACGCCAACGGCAAGCTCCAGGACGACCTGGTGCCGATGTCCATCCGCGACGCCGACGGCGGCTGGGGCCTGGCCACGGTGGACGAGGCCCCCCGGGACACCTCGCTGGAGAAGCTGGCCACCCTCAAGACCCCGTTCCGCCCCCACGGCAAGGTCACCGCGGGCAACGCGGCCGGCCTGAACGACGGCGCCACCGCGAGCCTGCTCGCCGACGAGGCCACCGCCCGCGAGCTGGGCCTGCCGGTCGCCATGCGGCTGGTGTCGTTCGGCTTCGTCGGCGTCGAGCCGGAGGTGATGGGCGTCGGCCCGATTCCGTCGACGGAGAAGGCGCTTCGCCTCGCCGGGCTCAGCATCGACGACATCGGCCTGTTCGAGCTGAACGAGGCGTTCGCCGTGCAGGTGCTCGCCTTCCTCGACCACTTCGGCATCGCCGACGACGACGCGCGGGTCAACCCGTGGGGCGGCGCGATCGCCATCGGTCACCCGCTGGCCTCCTCGGGCGTACGGCTGATGACGCAGCTGGCCCGCCAGTTCGCCGAGCACCCCGAGGTCCGCTACGGCCTGACCGCGATGTGCATCGGCATCGGCATGGGCGGCACGGTCATCTGGGAGAACCCGCACTGGACGGAGGGCAACAAGTGA